In the Dolichospermum flos-aquae CCAP 1403/13F genome, TTAGTAGATCAGAGCGATCGCTTTGTCTTTTCTCCCCTGCTTTACGAACTCCTCACCAGAGAACTCCAAACCTGGGAAATCGCCCCACCCTACTCAGAACTACTGCAAGGAACCGGAATCCAGTTTCACCAAGCCGCTGTTTCCACAATAGACATTAACAAGCAAACAGTTCAATTACAAGATAAATCAGAACTAAATTATGACCGCTTAGTCTTAGCCTTAGGTGGCGAAACCCCCCTAGACTTAGTTCCCGGTGCTGTCACTCATGCTTACCCTTTCCGTACTATTACTGATGCCTACAAATTAGAAGAACGGCTGCGAATTCTCGAAGCAGCAAATCCCGAAAAAATCCGTGTCGCCATAGTTGGTGCAGGTTACAGCGGCGTAGAATTAGCCTGTAAACTAGCAGATAGAATCGGTGAAAAAGGACGTTTCCGCCTGATTGAACTCAGCGACCAAATTCTCCGCACTTCCCCAGAATTTAACCGTGAAGCCGCCAAAAAAGCCTTAGATAGTAAAGGCGTATTTATTGACTTAGAAACCAAAGTAGCAGCAATTGATCAAAATAGCATCTCTCTGGAGTATAAAAATCAAGTAGATACCATTCCCGTAGATGTAGTCATTTGGACAGTGGGAACAAAAGTTTCTCCAGTTGTCACAGCCTTACCCCTCAAGCAAAATCAGCGTGGACAAATCACCACCACACCGCAATTACAGGTGCTAGAACATCCTGAAATCTTTGCTTTAGGAGATTTAGCCGACTGTCTCGACGCAGAAGGAAAACAAGTCCCCGCCACCGCCCAAGTTGCTTTCCAACAAGCTGATTATACCGCTTGGAATATCTGGGCTACCATCACCAATCGTCCCCTCCTCCCCTTCCGCTATCAACCATTAGGAGAAATGATGGCTTTAGGAATAGATAACGCCACCCTCACCGGGTTAGGTGTGCAATTAGATGGATCTTTTGCGTACTTAGCCCGTCGGCTGGCTTATCTGTATCGTTTACCAACTTTAAATCATCAATTAAAAGTCGGTTTTAATTGGTTAGTTAGCCCCATAATAGAAGCCATTTCCAAGTAATTAAATATCCCCTAATTAAAGATAAAGATCCCCGACTTCTCAAAGAAGTCGGGGATCTGAAATGGTAAACTAGACGAATTCAGATATTATGGCTATGTATTTAGCGACTGCTGCGGACTAAAGTATTAATTCTTATGAAAAGGCCTAAAGTTATTTTTGTAGATGCTGTGGGGACATTATTTGGTGTTAAAGGTAGTGTTGGGGAAATTTACCGACAAATCGCCCAAGAATTTGGTGTGGAAGTTTCCGCCCAAATTTTGGATGAAAACTTTATGAAAAGCTTCAAAGCATCACCACCACCGATATTTATTGATGCAGATATCAAAGATATTCCCCAGCGTGAATATGATTGGTGGCAGATAATTGCTTTAAATACCTTTGAAGGTGCAGGAGTTCTCCAACAATTTACCGATTTTCCCGCTTTTTTTACCGAACTTTATATTCACTTTGGGACTCCCGAACCGTGGTATGTTTATCCTGATGTTAAGTTAGCTTTAATCAACTGGCGACGCTTAGGAATTGAATTAGGAATATTATCTAATTTCGATTCTCGTTTGTATTTAGTATTGCAAGGTTTAGGACTTAAAGAATATTTTACTTCTGTGACCATTTCTACTCAAGTCCGTGCTGCTAAACCAGATCCAGAAATTTTCAAAATTGCCTTAAACAAGCACAAGTGTTCACCGGAAGCCGCATGGCACATTGGCGACAGTATAACAGATGATTATTATGGGGCAAAATCCGCAGGAATAAGAGGTATTTGGATTAACCGTAATTCCACTGAATAATACCGTAATTGTCCGGTTAATAGAGGTTTATGGGTAAATTTTTCTGGCAAAGATTCTATATATAGTCATATTCATAAGTTATCGCTGTTACCTCTAGAAATTAGATGGTTAAATAAAAAAACTAATTGGCAAAATGCAGAAGGTTTAGAAATGGCGAAAAATCTGCTATTGGCTTTAAAGAAACGATTTTTGAGAGATTCTTATTCTTAACTCCTTCTTTCTACCTCGGTGACTCTAGAAGTTCAAATGGCATGATATGACGATATATTTAAATATCTGGCGTTGCTGAATTGAGAGATGAAAAGCAAAAATTCCATGTCTGAAACTCTTAAACTTTGCGCCTTTGCGCCTTTGCGTGAGGCAAATTCATACTTTCATTCACCAATGCCAAATATCTACATTGTCTCAATTTATCGTTTGTTTTTGAATCTATGAAGTCTTATTTAGCCGCCGCTATTCAAATGACCAGTGTGCCTGATTTGCAAAAAAACCTGGCACAAGCAGAAGAATTAATTGATTTGGCCGTACGTCAGGGTGCGGAATTGGTGAGTTTACCAGAAAATTTCTCTTTTATGGGAGAAGAAAAAGATAAACTAGCACAAGGAAATGCGATCGCCCAAGAAACGGAAACATTTCTCCACAAAATGGCACAACGCTTTCAAATTACCATTCTCGGCGGCGGCTTCCCTATCCCTGTGGATCATAACGGTAAGGTTTATAATACAGCATTACTTATCGGTGCTAACGGTCAAGAACTCGCCCGTTACCAAAAAGTCCATTTATTTGATGTCAATGTTCCTGATGGTAATACCTACCAAGAATCAAGTACCGTCATGGCTGGACTGGAA is a window encoding:
- a CDS encoding carbon-nitrogen hydrolase family protein produces the protein MKSYLAAAIQMTSVPDLQKNLAQAEELIDLAVRQGAELVSLPENFSFMGEEKDKLAQGNAIAQETETFLHKMAQRFQITILGGGFPIPVDHNGKVYNTALLIGANGQELARYQKVHLFDVNVPDGNTYQESSTVMAGLELPPVYASPDLGKIGLSICYDVRFPELYRHLSSQGADILFVPAAFTAFTGKDHWQVLLQSRAIENTCYVIAPAQTGTNYDRRQTHGHAMIIDPWGVILADAGEKPGVAIAEIKPTRLEQVRRQMPSLQHRVF
- a CDS encoding NAD(P)/FAD-dependent oxidoreductase — its product is MTQATTKICILGGGFGGLYTALRLSQLPWESTPKPEIILVDQSDRFVFSPLLYELLTRELQTWEIAPPYSELLQGTGIQFHQAAVSTIDINKQTVQLQDKSELNYDRLVLALGGETPLDLVPGAVTHAYPFRTITDAYKLEERLRILEAANPEKIRVAIVGAGYSGVELACKLADRIGEKGRFRLIELSDQILRTSPEFNREAAKKALDSKGVFIDLETKVAAIDQNSISLEYKNQVDTIPVDVVIWTVGTKVSPVVTALPLKQNQRGQITTTPQLQVLEHPEIFALGDLADCLDAEGKQVPATAQVAFQQADYTAWNIWATITNRPLLPFRYQPLGEMMALGIDNATLTGLGVQLDGSFAYLARRLAYLYRLPTLNHQLKVGFNWLVSPIIEAISK
- a CDS encoding HAD-IA family hydrolase, which encodes MKRPKVIFVDAVGTLFGVKGSVGEIYRQIAQEFGVEVSAQILDENFMKSFKASPPPIFIDADIKDIPQREYDWWQIIALNTFEGAGVLQQFTDFPAFFTELYIHFGTPEPWYVYPDVKLALINWRRLGIELGILSNFDSRLYLVLQGLGLKEYFTSVTISTQVRAAKPDPEIFKIALNKHKCSPEAAWHIGDSITDDYYGAKSAGIRGIWINRNSTE